The following proteins come from a genomic window of Synechococcus sp. NB0720_010:
- a CDS encoding glycosyltransferase family 2 protein produces the protein MEITIILPVYGRSELLGPALESVLQLQDPGWQLLIADDGSDADTQAFIKGWIDSQNHDTRVQWVRRPQNLGLFGNLNRAIEESQSEWVLLLCSDDLLLPHAIERINEMCERWSDAGLILSTYESINEDGSPRPADSAWHHAQVSQETSLVQPERFVPALLRLGSLNGNLSGMAFSRSHWRAAGPFREDWRHAADWEWLLRATERQPVVLNRVPIAQVRTHERQLSNSNRRSGHELQEVASVVQQLREHPLLSDEPRRHRWAAHVMQFQLWNVLKQFRQTRPKELKQSLKDIHQSAGLRQTVWTLVRWLPARWRRLPRTSAP, from the coding sequence ATGGAAATCACGATCATCCTGCCGGTCTATGGCCGCTCGGAGCTGCTAGGCCCGGCACTGGAGAGCGTGCTGCAGCTGCAAGATCCAGGCTGGCAGCTGTTGATCGCCGATGACGGCTCTGACGCGGACACGCAAGCTTTTATCAAAGGCTGGATCGACTCTCAGAACCACGACACGCGGGTGCAGTGGGTAAGGCGCCCCCAAAACCTGGGACTGTTCGGGAACTTGAACCGCGCGATCGAAGAGAGCCAAAGCGAATGGGTGCTGCTGCTCTGCAGTGACGACCTGCTGTTACCCCATGCCATAGAGCGGATTAATGAGATGTGTGAACGCTGGTCCGATGCAGGACTGATCCTCTCGACCTATGAATCCATCAATGAGGACGGGAGTCCACGGCCGGCAGACAGCGCCTGGCACCACGCGCAGGTGAGCCAGGAAACATCGTTGGTGCAGCCTGAGCGGTTCGTGCCTGCACTGCTGCGGCTTGGGAGCTTGAACGGGAACCTCAGCGGAATGGCCTTCAGCCGCAGCCACTGGCGCGCAGCGGGCCCCTTTCGCGAGGATTGGCGCCATGCGGCGGATTGGGAATGGCTGCTGCGGGCGACCGAACGCCAGCCCGTAGTGCTGAACCGGGTGCCGATCGCTCAGGTGAGGACCCATGAGCGGCAGCTCTCAAACAGCAACCGGCGCAGCGGCCATGAATTGCAAGAGGTGGCGTCGGTGGTGCAGCAGTTACGCGAGCACCCCCTGTTAAGCGATGAACCACGTCGCCACCGCTGGGCCGCCCACGTGATGCAGTTTCAGCTCTGGAACGTGCTGAAGCAATTCAGGCAAACAAGACCCAAAGAGCTGAAGCAAAGCCTTAAGGACATCCACCAGTCCGCCGGCCTCCGGCAGACTGTCTGGACATTGGTTCGATGGCTGCCCGCACGATGGCGACGACTGCCGCGCACAAGCGCACCTTGA
- a CDS encoding bifunctional 2-polyprenyl-6-hydroxyphenol methylase/3-demethylubiquinol 3-O-methyltransferase UbiG, translating into MAARTMATTAAHKRTLMAQRSDARLAELIATRILPNYTSKTLLDIGCGDGIVSRYLPSQCEYTGLDITDACIYEQRHDNPKVRYVQTDQIPDLMRSEGPWDTVLLLDVIEHTRRFTPLFELALTRANQQVVVSLPNELFVLDRIRMLRGHELNAHSLDLLNQPEGFKHQFIVNIAKARRLLSEKAEAAGFALTEEVLRPLVSKRSIHQPILWGIRQLSSDQLWSMGSVFVFQRQG; encoded by the coding sequence ATGGCTGCCCGCACGATGGCGACGACTGCCGCGCACAAGCGCACCTTGATGGCCCAGCGCTCCGATGCGCGCCTCGCAGAGCTGATCGCCACTCGGATTCTGCCGAACTACACCAGCAAAACACTCCTGGATATCGGCTGCGGCGACGGGATCGTTAGCAGGTATCTTCCAAGCCAATGTGAGTACACAGGCCTGGATATCACTGATGCCTGCATCTACGAACAACGCCACGACAATCCCAAGGTTCGCTATGTGCAAACCGATCAGATTCCTGATCTGATGCGTAGCGAAGGTCCTTGGGACACAGTGCTCTTACTGGATGTCATTGAACACACACGGCGATTCACGCCACTCTTTGAGTTAGCCCTGACGCGCGCCAATCAACAGGTGGTCGTCAGCCTGCCGAATGAGCTCTTCGTTCTGGACCGAATCAGAATGCTGCGAGGACACGAACTCAATGCCCACAGCCTGGACTTACTGAATCAGCCCGAGGGCTTCAAACATCAGTTCATCGTCAATATCGCTAAAGCCCGCAGACTTCTCAGCGAGAAAGCCGAAGCCGCCGGCTTTGCACTCACGGAGGAGGTCCTTCGCCCCCTAGTCAGCAAGCGCAGCATCCATCAACCCATCCTTTGGGGCATCCGCCAGCTCAGCTCTGACCAGCTCTGGAGTATGGGCAGCGTCTTTGTGTTTCAGCGCCAGGGCTGA
- a CDS encoding glycosyltransferase family 4 protein, which yields MKITIVVGGRWHAFDLARELQQAGHLHRLITNYPRWFVQRWGIPKDNVVSLPLTFWVVKAIYKLGGEALMMRCQWHVHRWFARRALKHLKGSELIHGWSQWSEPSLAWAKQRGIPTVLERSSAHILEQSRLLNEEHRRLGLQWAATHPRIEAMELREYELCAQVAVPSLFVERSFLERGWSAKRLFRNALGVDLSRFKAPEQAPRPPEVSGLRVIYAGSLSVRKGIPDLLEGFKQANIADATLTLVGGETPELEGLLKQQNHQVRCLGHLPQAALVEHYAAAHCFVMASIEEGMAMVQMQALACGLPLICTTNTGGEDLLRLQGSGSVQRDHDVEEFPAGYLVPIHRPDAISWCLQALAQTSSLWEQKRKAALDLARSELSWSAYGNRAIANYQALLEDKG from the coding sequence ATGAAGATCACCATCGTCGTGGGGGGGCGCTGGCATGCCTTTGACCTGGCCCGGGAGCTGCAGCAAGCCGGTCACCTGCACCGCCTCATCACCAATTACCCGCGCTGGTTTGTCCAGCGCTGGGGAATCCCCAAAGACAACGTCGTCAGCCTGCCGCTCACCTTCTGGGTGGTGAAAGCGATCTACAAGCTGGGCGGCGAAGCCTTAATGATGCGCTGCCAGTGGCATGTGCATCGCTGGTTTGCCCGAAGGGCGCTCAAGCACCTGAAAGGCAGCGAGTTAATCCACGGCTGGTCGCAGTGGAGCGAACCAAGCCTCGCCTGGGCGAAGCAACGTGGGATCCCAACAGTGCTGGAGCGCTCCTCCGCCCACATCCTTGAGCAGAGCCGGCTGCTGAACGAAGAGCATCGCCGCCTCGGCTTGCAGTGGGCAGCAACGCACCCGCGGATCGAGGCGATGGAACTGCGGGAGTACGAGCTCTGCGCGCAGGTGGCTGTTCCCAGCCTGTTCGTGGAGCGCAGCTTTCTGGAGCGGGGCTGGTCCGCAAAGCGCCTCTTTCGCAACGCCCTGGGGGTCGACCTGAGCCGTTTCAAGGCTCCGGAGCAAGCCCCCCGCCCACCCGAAGTGAGTGGCTTGAGGGTGATCTACGCGGGTTCACTGTCCGTGCGTAAGGGAATCCCCGATCTGCTTGAGGGGTTTAAGCAAGCGAACATTGCTGACGCCACCTTGACCCTGGTGGGCGGCGAGACCCCCGAACTGGAGGGTCTGCTGAAGCAGCAAAACCATCAGGTGCGATGCCTCGGTCACCTTCCCCAGGCCGCACTGGTGGAGCACTACGCCGCAGCGCACTGCTTTGTGATGGCCTCCATCGAGGAAGGGATGGCGATGGTGCAGATGCAGGCCCTGGCCTGCGGCCTGCCGCTGATTTGCACGACGAACACCGGTGGCGAGGACCTGCTCAGGCTGCAGGGCAGCGGCTCAGTGCAACGTGACCATGACGTTGAAGAATTCCCCGCCGGTTATCTGGTCCCCATCCACCGTCCCGATGCCATTTCCTGGTGCCTGCAGGCACTCGCCCAAACCAGCAGCCTCTGGGAGCAGAAGCGTAAAGCCGCGCTGGACCTGGCACGAAGCGAGCTGAGCTGGAGTGCCTATGGCAACCGCGCGATCGCCAACTACCAGGCCCTGCTCGAGGACAAGGGCTGA
- a CDS encoding glycosyltransferase family 2 protein, translated as MNTAARPPRPLISAVVPFLNEAATLPVLFAELEQQLGALGLPWELVLVDDGSSDGSLEVVRAQLEQRPQLKATVLSLSRNFGKEAALTAGLQASRGDVVVPLDADLQDPPELIGAMLKQWRQGFDVVYAVRRRRAGESSTKRFTAFGFYRLMGRLSSTAIPADTGDFRLMDRCVVEALLQLPERSRFMKGLFAWVGFRQSAIHYDRDARQGGKSNWNYWKLWNFALDGITSFSRVPLQVLSGSGVAIACVALLYGSWMVLRTLVFGIDLPGYASLMTAVLFLGGVQLIGLGVLGEYLGRVFEEVKARPLYLVRERWEQ; from the coding sequence ATGAACACCGCAGCCCGCCCACCTCGGCCGCTGATCAGCGCGGTGGTTCCCTTTTTGAACGAGGCCGCGACCCTGCCGGTCCTATTTGCGGAACTCGAGCAGCAACTTGGCGCCCTGGGGCTTCCCTGGGAGCTGGTGTTGGTGGATGACGGCAGCAGCGATGGATCGTTAGAGGTGGTGCGCGCCCAGCTGGAGCAACGGCCTCAACTGAAAGCGACGGTGCTCAGCCTCTCGCGCAATTTCGGCAAGGAGGCGGCCCTGACTGCTGGCCTACAGGCGAGCCGCGGCGATGTGGTGGTACCCCTGGATGCAGACCTGCAGGACCCCCCCGAGCTGATCGGCGCCATGCTCAAGCAATGGCGGCAAGGCTTTGACGTGGTCTACGCCGTGCGACGCCGGCGGGCGGGCGAGAGCAGCACGAAGCGCTTCACGGCCTTTGGCTTTTATCGGCTAATGGGACGGTTAAGCAGCACGGCCATCCCCGCAGACACCGGCGACTTCCGGCTGATGGATCGCTGCGTGGTCGAGGCCTTGCTGCAGCTGCCCGAGCGCAGCCGCTTCATGAAGGGCCTGTTCGCCTGGGTGGGGTTCCGCCAAAGCGCCATCCACTACGACCGTGATGCCCGACAAGGTGGTAAGAGCAACTGGAATTACTGGAAGCTCTGGAACTTCGCCCTCGATGGCATCACCTCCTTCAGCCGGGTACCCCTGCAGGTCTTGAGTGGCAGTGGAGTAGCGATCGCCTGCGTGGCGCTGCTCTATGGCAGCTGGATGGTGCTGCGCACGTTGGTCTTTGGCATCGATCTACCCGGCTATGCCTCGTTGATGACCGCCGTGCTGTTTCTCGGGGGCGTTCAACTCATTGGCCTGGGGGTGCTGGGTGAATACCTCGGCCGGGTCTTCGAAGAGGTGAAAGCCAGGCCGCTCTATTTGGTTCGAGAGCGCTGGGAACAGTGA
- a CDS encoding glycosyltransferase, with amino-acid sequence MAKGLPLLLIADTSVPEALGSKFLRGAQQAGLDPERDLLVAYTSPAPAFSPSMGRLRGKVFYRLADRRSWEWWGFQRQLIALIEQHKPRLVLVTGILPLAPQVFQAIRASGGRIVNYLTDDPWNPIHRRRCFLRNLKDYDHLFSTKEALRQRLEAAGTPSTSWLPFAYDPELHHPIDVTDPEAADVLFVGTGAAERLPWLEVLADLPGVRRRIHGNSWEGLSTPGWEKGPAVVGGDYCRAISSARIVLGLLRQANGDLSTDRSYEIGAIGGCGLYQDTNEHRTLLENYPDAGFFKDPTELRARVQTLLSNMELQQQLRQAGAVALRKAEETYGARLRTILDWSQANP; translated from the coding sequence ATGGCCAAAGGACTGCCCCTACTCCTCATTGCCGACACCAGCGTCCCGGAGGCGCTGGGCAGCAAGTTTCTGCGGGGAGCCCAGCAGGCCGGCCTGGATCCGGAGCGCGACCTGTTGGTGGCCTACACGTCCCCCGCGCCGGCCTTCTCGCCGAGCATGGGCCGGCTGCGCGGGAAGGTCTTTTACCGGCTAGCCGATCGGCGCAGCTGGGAATGGTGGGGCTTCCAAAGGCAGCTGATCGCACTGATCGAGCAGCACAAACCCAGGCTGGTGCTGGTCACGGGCATCTTGCCCCTAGCGCCGCAGGTGTTCCAAGCCATTCGCGCATCCGGGGGACGGATCGTGAATTACCTCACGGACGATCCGTGGAATCCGATTCACCGGCGCCGCTGCTTTCTGCGCAACCTGAAGGACTACGACCACCTCTTCAGCACCAAAGAAGCGCTGCGGCAGCGACTGGAAGCGGCAGGCACCCCAAGCACCAGTTGGCTCCCCTTTGCCTACGACCCTGAACTGCATCACCCGATCGACGTAACCGATCCCGAAGCAGCTGATGTGCTGTTTGTGGGTACAGGCGCTGCAGAACGACTGCCCTGGCTCGAGGTCTTGGCTGATCTGCCTGGAGTGCGCCGCCGCATCCACGGCAACAGCTGGGAAGGCTTGAGCACACCGGGCTGGGAGAAGGGGCCAGCTGTGGTGGGTGGGGACTACTGCCGGGCAATCAGTTCAGCCCGGATTGTGTTGGGGTTGCTCAGGCAGGCCAATGGCGACCTCTCGACGGATCGCTCCTACGAGATCGGCGCCATCGGTGGCTGCGGGCTCTACCAGGACACAAACGAACATCGGACTCTGCTCGAGAACTACCCGGACGCAGGCTTCTTCAAGGACCCCACCGAATTGAGAGCACGGGTTCAAACTCTGCTCAGCAATATGGAGCTGCAACAACAGTTGCGGCAAGCCGGTGCTGTGGCCTTGCGCAAAGCAGAGGAGACCTACGGCGCCAGGCTGCGCACGATCCTGGATTGGAGCCAGGCAAACCCATGA